In one window of Vulpes vulpes isolate BD-2025 chromosome 1, VulVul3, whole genome shotgun sequence DNA:
- the GPR6 gene encoding G-protein coupled receptor 6 isoform X1 — MRAGPSECSLAPGSGEPDVTAPCPSLSSGRGARSRLFCLRLRLSLSAAPAQPQAPRALLRAGPAALQAEAQSARGAQPGAPAQRPCPATSRSPDSPAGWQRQAAMNASASSLNESQVVAVTAEGAAAATAGARDGGDWGPPAAAAAAALAGGGAANASLELSSQLPAGPPGLLLSAVNPWDVLLCVSGTVIAGENALVVALIASTPALRTPMFVLVGSLATADLLAGCGLILHFVFQYVVPSETVSLLTVGFLVASFAASVSSLLAITVDRYLSLYNALTYYSRRTLLGVHLLLAATWTVSLGLGLLPVLGWNCLAERATCSVVRPLTRSHVALLSAAFFAVFGVMLHLYVRICQVVWRHAHQIALQQHCLAPPHLAATRKGVGTLAVVLGTFGASWLPFAIYCVVGSREDPAVYTYATLLPATYNSMINPIIYAFRNQEIQRALWLLFCGCFQSKVPFRSRSPSEV, encoded by the exons ATGCGCGCGGGGCCCAGCGAGTGCAGCCTCGCACCcgggagcggggagcctgacgtcaCCGCGCCCTGCCCATCCCTCTCCAGCGGGCGCGGGGCTCGCAGCCGCCTTTTCTGCCTCCGGCTGCGCCTCTCGCTCTCGGCGGCGCCCGCACAGCCACAGGCGCCCCGCGCTCTGCTCCGCGCGGGCCCGGCCGCCCTGCAGGCGGAGGCTCAGTCCGCGCGGGGAGCGCAGCCCGGCGCCCCGGCCCAGCGCCCATGCCCAGCGACTTCCAGGAGCCCTGACTCCCCAG CAGGGTGGCAGCGGCAGGCGGCGATGAACGCGAGCGCCTCCTCGCTCAACGAGTCCCAGGTGGTGGCGGTGACGGccgagggggcggcggcggccacggCGGGGGCGCGGGACGGCGGCGACTGGGGGccccccgcggcggcggcggcggcggcgctggcgggcggcggcgcggctaACGCGTCCCTGGAGCTGTCTTCCCAGCTGCCGGCCGGGCCGCCGGGGCTGCTGCTGTCGGCGGTGAACCCTTGGGACGTGCTGCTGTGCGTGTCGGGGACGGTGATCGCGGGCGAGAACGCGCTGGTGGTGGCGCTGATCGCGTCCACGCCGGCGCTGCGCACGCCCATGTTCGTGCTGGTGGGCAGCCTGGCCACCGCGGACCTGCTGGCGGGCTGCGGCCTCATCCTGCACTTCGTGTTCCAGTACGTGGTGCCCTCCGAGACCGTGAGCCTGCTCACCGTGGGCTTCCTCGTGGCCTCCTTCGCCGCCTCGGTCAGCAGCCTGCTGGCCATCACGGTGGACCGCTACCTGTCCCTCTACAACGCGCTCACCTACTACTCGCGCCGGACCCTGCTGGGCGTGCACCTGCTGCTCGCCGCCACCTGGACCGTGTCCCTGGGCCTCGGGCTGCTGCCCGTGCTGGGCTGGAACTGCCTGGCGGAGCGCGCCACCTGCAGCGTGGTGCGGCCGCTGACGCGCAGCCACGTGGCGCTGCTGTCGGCCGCCTTCTTCGCGGTCTTCGGCGTCATGCTGCACCTGTACGTGCGCATCTGCCAGGTGGTCTGGCGCCACGCGCACCAGATCGCGCTGCAGCAGCACTGCCTGGCGCCGCCGCACCTCGCGGCCACCCGAAAGGGGGTGGGGACCCTGGCCGTGGTGCTGGGCACGTTCGGCGCCAGCTGGCTGCCCTTCGCCATCTACTGCGTGGTGGGCAGCCGCGAGGACCCGGCAGTCTACACCTACGCCACCCTGCTGCCCGCCACCTACAACTCCATGATCAATCCTATCATCTATGCCTTCCGCAACCAGGAGATCCAGCGTGCCCTGTGGCTCCTGTTCTGCGGCTGTTTCCAGTCCAAAGTGCCCTTCCGTTCTCGGTCCCCCAGCGAGGTCTGA
- the GPR6 gene encoding G-protein coupled receptor 6 isoform X2, translating to MRAGPSECSLAPGSGEPDVTAPCPSLSSGRGARSRLFCLRLRLSLSAAPAQPQAPRALLRAGPAALQAEAQSARGAQPGAPAQRPCPATSRSPDSPGWQRQAAMNASASSLNESQVVAVTAEGAAAATAGARDGGDWGPPAAAAAAALAGGGAANASLELSSQLPAGPPGLLLSAVNPWDVLLCVSGTVIAGENALVVALIASTPALRTPMFVLVGSLATADLLAGCGLILHFVFQYVVPSETVSLLTVGFLVASFAASVSSLLAITVDRYLSLYNALTYYSRRTLLGVHLLLAATWTVSLGLGLLPVLGWNCLAERATCSVVRPLTRSHVALLSAAFFAVFGVMLHLYVRICQVVWRHAHQIALQQHCLAPPHLAATRKGVGTLAVVLGTFGASWLPFAIYCVVGSREDPAVYTYATLLPATYNSMINPIIYAFRNQEIQRALWLLFCGCFQSKVPFRSRSPSEV from the exons ATGCGCGCGGGGCCCAGCGAGTGCAGCCTCGCACCcgggagcggggagcctgacgtcaCCGCGCCCTGCCCATCCCTCTCCAGCGGGCGCGGGGCTCGCAGCCGCCTTTTCTGCCTCCGGCTGCGCCTCTCGCTCTCGGCGGCGCCCGCACAGCCACAGGCGCCCCGCGCTCTGCTCCGCGCGGGCCCGGCCGCCCTGCAGGCGGAGGCTCAGTCCGCGCGGGGAGCGCAGCCCGGCGCCCCGGCCCAGCGCCCATGCCCAGCGACTTCCAGGAGCCCTGACTCCCCAG GGTGGCAGCGGCAGGCGGCGATGAACGCGAGCGCCTCCTCGCTCAACGAGTCCCAGGTGGTGGCGGTGACGGccgagggggcggcggcggccacggCGGGGGCGCGGGACGGCGGCGACTGGGGGccccccgcggcggcggcggcggcggcgctggcgggcggcggcgcggctaACGCGTCCCTGGAGCTGTCTTCCCAGCTGCCGGCCGGGCCGCCGGGGCTGCTGCTGTCGGCGGTGAACCCTTGGGACGTGCTGCTGTGCGTGTCGGGGACGGTGATCGCGGGCGAGAACGCGCTGGTGGTGGCGCTGATCGCGTCCACGCCGGCGCTGCGCACGCCCATGTTCGTGCTGGTGGGCAGCCTGGCCACCGCGGACCTGCTGGCGGGCTGCGGCCTCATCCTGCACTTCGTGTTCCAGTACGTGGTGCCCTCCGAGACCGTGAGCCTGCTCACCGTGGGCTTCCTCGTGGCCTCCTTCGCCGCCTCGGTCAGCAGCCTGCTGGCCATCACGGTGGACCGCTACCTGTCCCTCTACAACGCGCTCACCTACTACTCGCGCCGGACCCTGCTGGGCGTGCACCTGCTGCTCGCCGCCACCTGGACCGTGTCCCTGGGCCTCGGGCTGCTGCCCGTGCTGGGCTGGAACTGCCTGGCGGAGCGCGCCACCTGCAGCGTGGTGCGGCCGCTGACGCGCAGCCACGTGGCGCTGCTGTCGGCCGCCTTCTTCGCGGTCTTCGGCGTCATGCTGCACCTGTACGTGCGCATCTGCCAGGTGGTCTGGCGCCACGCGCACCAGATCGCGCTGCAGCAGCACTGCCTGGCGCCGCCGCACCTCGCGGCCACCCGAAAGGGGGTGGGGACCCTGGCCGTGGTGCTGGGCACGTTCGGCGCCAGCTGGCTGCCCTTCGCCATCTACTGCGTGGTGGGCAGCCGCGAGGACCCGGCAGTCTACACCTACGCCACCCTGCTGCCCGCCACCTACAACTCCATGATCAATCCTATCATCTATGCCTTCCGCAACCAGGAGATCCAGCGTGCCCTGTGGCTCCTGTTCTGCGGCTGTTTCCAGTCCAAAGTGCCCTTCCGTTCTCGGTCCCCCAGCGAGGTCTGA
- the GPR6 gene encoding G-protein coupled receptor 6 isoform X3: MNASASSLNESQVVAVTAEGAAAATAGARDGGDWGPPAAAAAAALAGGGAANASLELSSQLPAGPPGLLLSAVNPWDVLLCVSGTVIAGENALVVALIASTPALRTPMFVLVGSLATADLLAGCGLILHFVFQYVVPSETVSLLTVGFLVASFAASVSSLLAITVDRYLSLYNALTYYSRRTLLGVHLLLAATWTVSLGLGLLPVLGWNCLAERATCSVVRPLTRSHVALLSAAFFAVFGVMLHLYVRICQVVWRHAHQIALQQHCLAPPHLAATRKGVGTLAVVLGTFGASWLPFAIYCVVGSREDPAVYTYATLLPATYNSMINPIIYAFRNQEIQRALWLLFCGCFQSKVPFRSRSPSEV, translated from the coding sequence ATGAACGCGAGCGCCTCCTCGCTCAACGAGTCCCAGGTGGTGGCGGTGACGGccgagggggcggcggcggccacggCGGGGGCGCGGGACGGCGGCGACTGGGGGccccccgcggcggcggcggcggcggcgctggcgggcggcggcgcggctaACGCGTCCCTGGAGCTGTCTTCCCAGCTGCCGGCCGGGCCGCCGGGGCTGCTGCTGTCGGCGGTGAACCCTTGGGACGTGCTGCTGTGCGTGTCGGGGACGGTGATCGCGGGCGAGAACGCGCTGGTGGTGGCGCTGATCGCGTCCACGCCGGCGCTGCGCACGCCCATGTTCGTGCTGGTGGGCAGCCTGGCCACCGCGGACCTGCTGGCGGGCTGCGGCCTCATCCTGCACTTCGTGTTCCAGTACGTGGTGCCCTCCGAGACCGTGAGCCTGCTCACCGTGGGCTTCCTCGTGGCCTCCTTCGCCGCCTCGGTCAGCAGCCTGCTGGCCATCACGGTGGACCGCTACCTGTCCCTCTACAACGCGCTCACCTACTACTCGCGCCGGACCCTGCTGGGCGTGCACCTGCTGCTCGCCGCCACCTGGACCGTGTCCCTGGGCCTCGGGCTGCTGCCCGTGCTGGGCTGGAACTGCCTGGCGGAGCGCGCCACCTGCAGCGTGGTGCGGCCGCTGACGCGCAGCCACGTGGCGCTGCTGTCGGCCGCCTTCTTCGCGGTCTTCGGCGTCATGCTGCACCTGTACGTGCGCATCTGCCAGGTGGTCTGGCGCCACGCGCACCAGATCGCGCTGCAGCAGCACTGCCTGGCGCCGCCGCACCTCGCGGCCACCCGAAAGGGGGTGGGGACCCTGGCCGTGGTGCTGGGCACGTTCGGCGCCAGCTGGCTGCCCTTCGCCATCTACTGCGTGGTGGGCAGCCGCGAGGACCCGGCAGTCTACACCTACGCCACCCTGCTGCCCGCCACCTACAACTCCATGATCAATCCTATCATCTATGCCTTCCGCAACCAGGAGATCCAGCGTGCCCTGTGGCTCCTGTTCTGCGGCTGTTTCCAGTCCAAAGTGCCCTTCCGTTCTCGGTCCCCCAGCGAGGTCTGA